One genomic window of Aquificaceae bacterium includes the following:
- the kdsA gene encoding 3-deoxy-8-phosphooctulonate synthase: MLIIAGPCVIEEEKVVMQTAEHIKRLSEEFTDFDFVFKSSFDKANRSSHRSFRGPGLEEGLRVLQKVKEEFELRITTDVHETWQVQPASEVVDMLQIPAFLCRQTDLLLEAGKSGKPVNVKKGQFLAPWDAKNIVEKLRFAGAVDYYITERGASFGYNNLVVDFRSLVIMREFTKVIFDATHSVQLPGGAGDRSAGQREFVLPLVRAAVAVGVDGLFMETHPDPDRALSDGPNMVPLSRLGEILETVQRILSAVPSTSRG, encoded by the coding sequence ATGCTGATAATAGCCGGCCCGTGCGTCATAGAGGAAGAGAAGGTGGTCATGCAGACCGCAGAGCATATTAAAAGGCTCTCAGAAGAGTTTACAGACTTTGACTTTGTCTTCAAGTCCTCCTTTGACAAGGCCAACAGAAGCTCTCACAGGTCCTTCAGAGGTCCGGGACTTGAGGAGGGTCTTAGGGTCCTTCAGAAAGTGAAGGAAGAGTTTGAGCTCAGGATTACAACCGATGTGCATGAGACTTGGCAGGTCCAGCCTGCCTCTGAGGTGGTGGATATGCTGCAGATTCCTGCCTTTCTCTGCAGGCAGACGGACCTTCTTTTAGAGGCGGGAAAGAGCGGAAAGCCAGTAAACGTGAAAAAGGGGCAGTTTCTCGCACCCTGGGATGCAAAGAACATAGTGGAAAAACTACGCTTTGCAGGGGCTGTGGATTACTACATAACGGAGAGAGGGGCGAGTTTTGGATACAACAACCTGGTGGTAGACTTCAGAAGCCTTGTAATAATGAGGGAGTTTACAAAGGTGATATTTGATGCCACACACAGCGTTCAGCTTCCGGGTGGAGCTGGAGACAGGTCTGCAGGTCAGAGGGAGTTTGTGCTTCCGCTTGTCCGTGCTGCTGTGGCGGTGGGAGTGGATGGCCTTTTTATGGAAACCCACCCGGACCCCGACAGGGCTCTCTCTGACGGACCCAACATGGTCCCTCTCTCCCGGCTTGGAGAAATCCTTGAAACAGTTCAGCGCATCCTCAGTGCAGTTCCCTCCACCTCAAGAGGGTAA
- the proB gene encoding glutamate 5-kinase produces the protein MLLVVKIGSNLIQTEEGDIDLSFLSRLAGEVKKLREKNHRALIVSSGAVLCGVKKLGLGERPGELSIKQAVAGVGQAYLMHLYDMVFSNYGLTVGQALLTADIFKDREKFQNAKNALSSMLSLGIVPIINENDTVAISELLFGDNDFLAVHTAYMMKADLIVVFSTAGGLLDEEGRVVPLVEDVDGVLHLVKGVNSQFGTGGMLSKITASRIAIRLGIPVVITGKNDSLLQIMEGRTAGTYFRPSPKPLKEGKKALAMLEEPKGAIYIDEGAYRAIKQGKSLLPAGIRKVEGAFQRGDVVVLYDERGFLVGKGRVNFSFEEVLRIIRKKGEEVKKILKTSKEEVMHIDNMVVF, from the coding sequence ATGCTTCTTGTGGTGAAGATTGGTTCAAACCTCATACAGACAGAGGAGGGGGACATAGACCTGAGCTTTCTCTCAAGGCTTGCAGGGGAGGTAAAGAAACTGAGAGAAAAAAATCACAGGGCTCTAATAGTCTCATCTGGGGCAGTTCTCTGTGGAGTAAAAAAGCTCGGCCTGGGCGAAAGGCCGGGAGAACTCAGCATAAAGCAGGCAGTGGCGGGCGTTGGCCAGGCATACCTTATGCACCTTTACGATATGGTCTTTTCCAACTATGGACTGACAGTAGGTCAGGCTCTTCTCACTGCAGATATTTTCAAGGATAGAGAAAAGTTTCAGAACGCAAAAAACGCCCTCAGCAGTATGCTTTCTCTTGGTATAGTGCCCATAATAAACGAAAACGACACGGTAGCCATATCTGAGCTTCTTTTTGGAGATAACGACTTTCTTGCAGTTCACACCGCTTACATGATGAAGGCCGACCTTATAGTGGTCTTTTCCACTGCAGGTGGGCTCTTGGATGAAGAGGGCAGGGTTGTGCCTCTGGTGGAGGATGTGGATGGTGTTCTCCATCTTGTAAAGGGTGTAAACTCCCAGTTTGGCACTGGCGGTATGCTGAGCAAGATAACTGCCTCACGCATAGCCATCAGGCTTGGTATTCCGGTGGTGATAACTGGCAAGAATGACAGCCTCCTTCAGATTATGGAAGGAAGGACTGCTGGCACCTATTTCAGGCCATCTCCAAAACCTCTTAAAGAGGGTAAAAAAGCCCTCGCCATGCTTGAAGAACCAAAAGGTGCCATATACATAGATGAAGGGGCATACAGAGCCATAAAGCAGGGAAAAAGCCTTCTTCCTGCCGGCATAAGGAAAGTAGAAGGTGCCTTTCAGAGGGGAGATGTGGTGGTTCTCTACGACGAGAGAGGCTTTCTCGTAGGAAAGGGAAGGGTAAACTTCAGCTTCGAGGAGGTGTTGAGAATCATCAGAAAAAAAGGAGAGGAAGTAAAAAAGATTTTAAAGACCAGCAAGGAAGA